The following coding sequences lie in one Posidoniimonas polymericola genomic window:
- a CDS encoding diguanylate cyclase domain-containing protein: MSPTVLITGMLLGVLQLAVGIAVGYWIAGSKKSASTTEDDRRRAQRLAGELRTLTADLSAEARRQGEQLERVDDRLQSESRALSISPEDNPLTALVSGVIREMLQANQQLQQRLMTAELEVESQAAEIAEHLHTAMTDPLTELPNRRAMDDHLSMRADAWRKHKTPYSVVMLDVDHFKQFNDTHGHAAGDEALKTIASALREALRQHDVVARYGGEEFALILPHTSLQTGQSAVHKAIQSVRATTVKVGGQSIPVTASAGLASIAAGERIESLMSRADQALYAAKQAGRNQAWLHDGAVTAPLSPPDSEPQAAVTPPELNADLKDACSALTDRLGSLLNPDSVGVGP; encoded by the coding sequence GTGTCGCCTACTGTCCTAATCACCGGAATGCTGCTCGGCGTCCTGCAGCTTGCTGTCGGGATTGCTGTCGGTTACTGGATCGCCGGGTCGAAGAAGTCGGCGTCGACCACCGAGGACGACCGGCGCCGGGCCCAGCGGCTGGCGGGCGAGCTCCGCACCCTCACGGCCGACCTGTCGGCCGAGGCCAGGCGCCAGGGCGAGCAGCTCGAACGCGTCGACGATCGGCTGCAGTCGGAGTCGCGGGCGCTGTCGATCTCGCCGGAAGACAACCCACTGACCGCGCTGGTCAGCGGCGTGATCCGCGAGATGCTGCAAGCGAACCAGCAGCTGCAGCAGCGGCTGATGACCGCGGAACTGGAGGTCGAATCGCAGGCCGCCGAGATCGCCGAGCACCTGCACACCGCCATGACCGACCCGCTCACCGAGCTGCCGAACCGCCGCGCGATGGACGACCACCTCAGCATGCGGGCGGACGCCTGGCGCAAGCACAAGACGCCCTACTCGGTGGTGATGCTGGACGTCGACCACTTCAAGCAGTTCAACGACACCCACGGCCACGCCGCCGGCGACGAGGCGCTCAAGACGATCGCCTCCGCCCTCCGCGAGGCGCTGCGTCAGCACGACGTCGTGGCCCGCTACGGGGGTGAGGAGTTCGCCCTGATCCTGCCGCACACCTCGCTCCAGACCGGGCAGTCCGCGGTGCACAAGGCGATCCAGTCCGTGCGGGCCACCACGGTTAAGGTAGGCGGGCAGTCCATCCCGGTCACCGCCAGCGCGGGGCTCGCTAGCATTGCGGCCGGCGAACGGATTGAGTCGCTGATGTCCCGCGCCGACCAGGCGCTGTACGCCGCCAAGCAGGCGGGCCGCAATCAGGCCTGGCTGCACGACGGGGCCGTCACGGCCCCCCTATCCCCCCCGGATAGCGAACCGCAGGCCGCGGTAACGCCGCCCGAGCTAA
- the metF gene encoding methylenetetrahydrofolate reductase [NAD(P)H] encodes MTIAAAYGPDKLGLSFELFPPKTDKGEQTLLEHVERLMAFRPSYVTCTYGAGGSTQSKTLEIVSRVRRDFGVAVATHLTCVGATADELRGYLGEAQAAGVQNVVALRGDPPQGAERFEQTAGGFAYANELVAMIRSDFPDLGVAVAGYPEVHQEAPSREADLENLKRKVDAGADAVITQLFYDNQDFFRFRDDCQRLGVDVPIVPGLLPITNTAQIKRITSLCGARLPADLVAKLEAAGDDDQAQFEAGVEIATAQTVELIEQGVPGIHYYVLNKSEAASRVLQSVNLPG; translated from the coding sequence ATGACCATCGCCGCGGCCTACGGACCCGACAAGCTGGGGCTCTCCTTCGAGCTCTTCCCCCCTAAAACCGACAAGGGCGAGCAGACGCTGCTCGAGCATGTCGAGCGGCTGATGGCCTTCAGGCCGAGCTACGTGACCTGCACCTACGGGGCCGGCGGCTCGACCCAGTCGAAGACCCTCGAGATCGTTTCCCGGGTGCGCCGCGACTTCGGCGTCGCGGTCGCGACCCACCTGACCTGCGTCGGAGCCACGGCCGATGAGCTCCGCGGCTACCTCGGCGAGGCCCAGGCTGCCGGCGTTCAGAATGTCGTCGCCCTGCGCGGGGACCCACCGCAGGGCGCCGAGCGGTTCGAGCAGACCGCCGGCGGGTTCGCCTACGCCAACGAGCTGGTCGCCATGATCCGCAGCGACTTCCCCGACCTCGGCGTCGCGGTGGCGGGCTACCCTGAGGTGCACCAGGAAGCGCCCAGCCGCGAGGCCGACCTCGAGAACCTTAAGCGGAAGGTCGACGCCGGGGCCGACGCGGTCATCACGCAGCTGTTCTACGACAACCAGGACTTCTTCCGCTTCCGCGACGACTGCCAGCGGTTGGGCGTCGATGTGCCGATCGTGCCGGGGCTGCTGCCGATCACCAACACGGCCCAGATCAAGCGGATCACCTCGCTCTGCGGCGCCCGGCTCCCCGCAGATTTGGTCGCCAAGCTCGAGGCCGCCGGCGACGACGACCAGGCCCAGTTCGAGGCCGGCGTAGAAATCGCGACCGCCCAGACGGTTGAACTGATTGAGCAGGGCGTGCCCGGCATCCATTATTACGTGCTCAACAAGTCCGAGGCCGCCTCGCGGGTGCTGCAAAGCGTGAACCTGCCGGGGTGA
- a CDS encoding serine/threonine-protein kinase, protein MQDYTGQQIGDYQVLRRLGRGAMADVYLAEQLSLSRQVALKILKSDLASDATYVSRFQHEAKSAAQLVHANIVQVYEVGRDADAHFIAQEYVAGKNLGELAQQQGRLQPGLVLDILRQSAAALHKALEGGVVHRDIKPENLMLTQSGELKVADFGLARLAVPSQQQLTQVGVTMGTPLYMSPEQIEGRPVDVRSDLYSLGVTAYHLLAGEPPFRGDTPLAVAVQHLNNRAAPLADNDPLMPVRLSQVVEKLMAKAPGDRYQTPGELVADLRDLARVAADEGWADGPEHWTSIDLNALRGGGHAATEQLDTLMKQAARLSPARSGWGRGAAIVVLMLLAGGLIAMATQPAPLLPKQRAPVAVKDDVLSQLFHAKQVDTEAAWLAVKQNFSDLDILHEMMADQGLARWSLKEGRYESARDVCLRLYDMAGASDVAVRNFAAAGLTIAFVGMDYWDQARETVGWFDPDYRAEFESLEPQLSQMYDEALNRLDARQFAEQPSP, encoded by the coding sequence TTGCAAGACTACACCGGCCAGCAGATTGGCGACTATCAGGTGCTGCGGCGGTTGGGCCGCGGCGCCATGGCCGACGTGTACCTGGCCGAGCAGCTCTCGCTGAGCCGGCAGGTGGCGCTGAAGATCCTCAAGTCCGACCTCGCCAGCGACGCCACCTACGTCAGCCGCTTCCAGCACGAGGCCAAGAGCGCCGCCCAGCTGGTGCACGCCAACATCGTGCAGGTCTACGAGGTCGGCCGCGACGCCGACGCCCACTTTATTGCGCAGGAGTACGTCGCGGGCAAGAACCTCGGCGAGCTGGCCCAGCAGCAGGGGCGGCTGCAGCCCGGCTTGGTGCTGGACATCCTCCGCCAGAGCGCCGCGGCTCTGCACAAGGCGCTCGAGGGCGGGGTCGTGCACCGCGACATCAAGCCCGAGAACCTGATGCTGACCCAGAGCGGCGAGCTGAAGGTGGCCGACTTCGGGCTGGCCCGCCTGGCGGTCCCGTCGCAGCAGCAGCTGACCCAGGTTGGCGTGACGATGGGCACGCCGCTGTACATGAGCCCCGAGCAGATCGAGGGCCGCCCGGTCGACGTGCGGAGCGACCTCTACTCGCTCGGCGTCACCGCCTACCACCTGCTGGCGGGCGAGCCGCCGTTCCGCGGCGACACGCCGCTAGCCGTCGCGGTGCAGCACCTCAACAACCGCGCCGCCCCGCTTGCGGACAACGACCCGCTCATGCCGGTCAGGTTGTCGCAGGTGGTCGAGAAGCTGATGGCCAAGGCGCCCGGCGACCGCTACCAGACGCCCGGCGAACTGGTGGCCGACCTCCGCGACCTCGCCCGCGTCGCGGCCGACGAGGGCTGGGCCGACGGCCCCGAGCACTGGACCTCCATCGACCTCAACGCGCTCCGCGGCGGCGGGCACGCCGCCACCGAGCAGCTCGACACGCTGATGAAGCAGGCCGCCAGGCTCTCGCCCGCCCGCTCAGGCTGGGGACGCGGGGCCGCGATCGTGGTGTTGATGCTGCTGGCGGGGGGGCTCATCGCCATGGCGACCCAGCCCGCTCCGCTGCTCCCGAAGCAGCGCGCGCCGGTCGCCGTTAAGGACGACGTCCTCAGCCAGCTGTTCCACGCCAAGCAGGTCGACACCGAGGCGGCCTGGCTGGCCGTCAAACAGAACTTCTCAGACCTCGACATCCTGCACGAGATGATGGCCGATCAAGGGCTCGCGCGGTGGAGCCTGAAAGAAGGACGCTACGAGTCGGCCCGCGACGTCTGCCTGCGGCTGTACGACATGGCCGGCGCGTCGGACGTCGCGGTGCGAAACTTCGCCGCCGCCGGGCTCACCATCGCGTTTGTCGGCATGGACTACTGGGACCAGGCCCGCGAGACGGTCGGTTGGTTCGACCCCGACTACCGCGCCGAGTTCGAATCCCTCGAGCCGCAACTCTCTCAGATGTACGACGAGGCCCTCAATCGGCTTGACGCCCGGCAGTTTGCCGAGCAGCCGTCGCCCTAG
- a CDS encoding citrate synthase gives MGEVGRLTVSDKQIDLPLVRGSEGEEAFDISSLRKETGLVTLDEGFVNTGSTTSDITFLDGEQGILRYRGYPIEDLAAKCDFVEVAYLLIYGELPTNAQIEDFRNSLRRHSLLHEDLRIFYDGFPRDAHPMAILSSVVGALSTFYQDLVSLTDPQVVDTTIHRLLAKLPTIAAYSHKKSVGQPFVYPDNSLSYCENFLQMMFSVPSEPYEIDPDFVEALNLLLIVHADHEQNCSTSTVRMVGSSDANLFASISAGICALWGPLHGGANEACVAMLERIVRDGGDVKKYVDMAKDKSNNFRLMGFGHRVYKNFDPRARIIKASCEKLLAKRGIDDPMFDVAKQLADTALSDEYFIERKLYPNVDFYSGVIYRAIGIPVEMFTVMFAIGRLPGWIAHWLEMRRSPGKKICRPRQIYTGPQERAVVPIEQR, from the coding sequence ATGGGTGAGGTAGGTCGGCTGACCGTCAGCGATAAACAAATAGACCTGCCCCTAGTCCGTGGATCCGAGGGCGAAGAAGCCTTCGATATCTCGTCGCTCCGCAAGGAGACCGGGCTCGTCACCCTCGACGAGGGCTTCGTCAACACCGGCTCGACCACCAGCGACATCACCTTCCTCGACGGCGAGCAGGGGATCCTCCGCTACCGCGGCTACCCGATCGAGGACCTGGCCGCCAAGTGCGACTTTGTCGAGGTCGCCTACCTGCTGATCTACGGCGAGCTGCCGACGAACGCTCAGATTGAAGACTTCCGCAACTCGCTGCGGCGGCACTCGCTGCTGCACGAGGACCTGCGGATCTTCTACGACGGCTTCCCCCGCGACGCCCACCCGATGGCCATCCTCAGCTCGGTGGTCGGCGCGCTCTCCACCTTCTACCAGGACCTGGTCAGCCTGACCGACCCGCAGGTCGTCGACACGACGATCCACCGCCTGCTGGCCAAGCTGCCGACCATCGCCGCTTACTCGCACAAGAAGTCGGTCGGCCAGCCGTTTGTTTACCCGGACAACTCGCTGTCGTACTGCGAGAACTTCCTGCAGATGATGTTCTCGGTCCCCAGCGAGCCGTACGAGATCGACCCCGATTTTGTCGAGGCGCTCAACCTGCTGCTGATCGTCCACGCGGACCACGAGCAGAACTGCAGCACCAGCACCGTGCGGATGGTCGGCTCGTCGGACGCCAACCTGTTCGCCAGCATCTCGGCCGGCATCTGCGCCCTGTGGGGCCCGCTGCACGGCGGCGCCAACGAGGCCTGTGTCGCGATGCTCGAACGGATTGTCCGCGACGGCGGAGACGTCAAGAAGTACGTCGACATGGCCAAGGACAAGAGCAACAACTTCCGCCTGATGGGCTTCGGCCACCGCGTCTACAAGAACTTCGACCCCCGCGCCCGCATCATCAAGGCGAGCTGCGAGAAGCTGCTCGCCAAACGCGGCATCGACGACCCGATGTTCGACGTCGCCAAGCAGCTGGCCGACACCGCGTTGTCCGACGAGTACTTCATCGAGCGGAAGCTCTACCCGAACGTCGACTTCTACTCCGGCGTCATTTACCGCGCCATCGGCATCCCGGTCGAGATGTTCACCGTGATGTTCGCCATCGGCCGCCTGCCGGGCTGGATCGCCCACTGGCTCGAGATGCGGCGCAGCCCCGGCAAGAAGATCTGCCGCCCCCGTCAGATCTACACCGGCCCGCAGGAGCGGGCCGTGGTGCCGATCGAGCAGCGCTAG